The following coding sequences lie in one Girardinichthys multiradiatus isolate DD_20200921_A chromosome 13, DD_fGirMul_XY1, whole genome shotgun sequence genomic window:
- the LOC124879621 gene encoding transmembrane protein 74, which translates to MADLELFYFDVTDTGTPGSGSRGDASAPRIEPRGSESETSFSCRQDVDQHHLHLEEQLIRTADSELGDEEQDMEEEEEEDITELYLLSEDELSSDGSRRSVDYGFIIAVSCLVTGISLVAITYTIPRDVRVNPDSVSAREMERLEREKATVGAHLDRCVIAGLCLLTLGGVLLSTLLMISMWKGEMMRRKAFAYSKHSANLYGSMSLRAGSSSTLESCSNFPAAGEDLEVFS; encoded by the coding sequence ATGGCTGACCTGGAGCTGTTTTACTTCGATGTGACGGACACTGGGACCCCCGGCAGCGGCAGCAGAGGAGACGCTTCAGCACCACGGATAGAGCCCCGGGGATCTGAGAGCGAAACCTCCTTCAGCTGCAGACAGGATGTAGATCAGCATCATCTTCACCTTGAGGAGCAGCTGATCCGGACAGCTGACAGCGAACTGGGTGACGAGGAGCAGGacatggaggaagaggaggaggaggacatcACGGAACTTTACCTGCTGTCCGAGGACGAACTGTCTTCCGACGGATCACGGAGGTCTGTGGACTACGGATTCATTATCGCCGTGTCCTGCCTGGTGACCGGCATTTCTCTGGTCGCCATAACTTACACCATCCCCAGGGACGTGCGTGTGAACCCGGACAGCGTGTCCGCCAGGGAGATGGAGCGCCTGGAGCGGGAGAAAGCCACCGTGGGGGCCCATCTGGACCGGTGCGTCATAGCGGGACTGTGCCTACTGACCCTGGGGGGCGTCCTGCTCTCCACGCTGCTCATGATCTCCATGTGGAAGGGGGAGATGATGCGGAGGAAAGCCTTTGCTTATTCCAAACATTCGGCAAATTTATACGGGTCGATGAGTCTGAGAGCAGGATCCAGTTCGACTCTTGAG